From Acidobacteriota bacterium, one genomic window encodes:
- a CDS encoding zinc-ribbon domain containing protein, translating to MPDIEIPCVQCKETFIFTEKEQEIFYQRNMMQPQRCAKCRSKKAAGGANAPARFEIVCDNCGKHDQVPFQPKIGRSVLCRECYNASRSKVRVA from the coding sequence ATGCCCGATATCGAGATTCCGTGCGTGCAGTGTAAGGAAACTTTCATCTTCACCGAGAAGGAACAGGAGATCTTTTACCAGCGCAATATGATGCAGCCGCAGCGTTGCGCGAAATGCCGTTCGAAAAAGGCCGCGGGCGGCGCGAACGCCCCGGCCAGATTCGAGATCGTTTGCGACAACTGCGGTAAACACGATCAGGTCCCGTTTCAACCGAAAATCGGGAGGTCGGTACTCTGTCGGGAATGTTACAACGCGAGCCGTTCGAAGGTTAGAGTCGCCTAA